Proteins from a genomic interval of Narcine bancroftii isolate sNarBan1 chromosome 12, sNarBan1.hap1, whole genome shotgun sequence:
- the LOC138747726 gene encoding heat shock protein beta-11-like: MSHSCHSFLFKATLRFRCYFLLPRPEPSNVQQILEAPGSLPPGIYKVCVPRAAAAQPLRSARSQAAAFRAATGDAETMLSCRTWSPCRLCPQPVHTLWPVPLAAFEPLECTAWKRAEATRKVTGFVERIFEELVKEFRGEGAREQRQRAAAAGEGDSGQVGEDGDGFSLWLDVLRFSPEELKVKVLGRKVLVTGSREKKSDDGSGSSSYKYEELRREFQLPDGVDAQAVNCCLSQDGRLQVRAPRLALPAVDERLVPINVESGEATGPVPNPGEEAKQEERGEVGGNKETHTDT, translated from the coding sequence ATGAGTCATTCATGTCACTCATTCTTATTTAAAGCAACGCTGAGATTCCGCTGTTATTTTCTGCTCCCGCGTCCGGAGCCCAGCAATGTTCAGCAGATTCTGGAAGCGCCTGGGTCTCTGCCCCCCGGGATATATAAGGTGTGCGTCCCGCGGGCTGCGGCAGCTCAGCCACTGAGATCTGCCCGTTCACAAGCAGCCGCTTTCAGAGCAGCGACAGGAGACGCGGAGACGATGCTGAGCTGCCGGACCTGGTCCCCTTGCCGTCTGTGCCCGCAGCCTGTGCACACCCTGTGGCCCGTTCCACTCGCCGCCTTTGAGCCGCTCGAATGCACCGCGTGGAAACGGGCGGAGGCCACGAGAAAAGTCACGGGCTTCGTGGAGCGAATTTTTGAGGAGCTGGTGAAAGAATTCAGGGGCGAAGGAGCGAGGGAGCAGAGGCAGCGAGCGGCTGCCGCTGGAGAAGGCGACAGCGGGCAAGTGGGCGAGGATGGAGATGGCTTTTCCCTGTGGCTGGATGTGCTGCGATTCTCCCCGGAAGAACTGAAGGTAAAAGTGCTTGGAAGAAAAGTGCTGGTGACCGGGAGCCGCGAGAAGAAGAGCGACGATGGCAGCGGCTCTTCCAGCTACAAATATGAAGAGTTGCGGAGGGAATTCCAGCTGCCGGACGGCGTCGATGCTCAAGCTGTGAACTGCTGCTTGTCCCAGGACGGTCGGTTACAGGTTCGAGCCCCCCGCCTGGCGCTGCCGGCTGTGGATGAGCGGCTCGTCCCCATCAACGTGGAATCTGGGGAAGCCACCGGTCCCGTCCCCAATCCCGGGGAAGAGGCAAAacaagaggagagaggagaggtcgGTGGGAACAAGGAAACACACACGGACACTTAG
- the LOC138747728 gene encoding heat shock protein beta-11-like, with the protein MLSCRTWSPCRLCPQPVHTLWPVPLAAFEPLECTAWKRAEATRKVTGFVERIFEELVKEFRGEGAREQRQRAAAAGEGDSGQVGEDGDGFSLWLDVLRFSPEELKVKVLGRKVLVTGSREKKSDDGSGSSSYKYEELRREFQLPDGVDAQAVNCCLSQDGRLQVRAPRLALPAVDERLVPINVESGEATGPVPNPGEEAKQEERGEVGGNKETHTDT; encoded by the coding sequence ATGCTGAGCTGCCGGACCTGGTCCCCTTGCCGTCTGTGCCCGCAGCCTGTGCACACCCTGTGGCCCGTTCCACTCGCCGCCTTTGAGCCGCTCGAATGCACCGCGTGGAAACGGGCGGAGGCCACGAGAAAAGTCACGGGCTTCGTGGAGCGAATTTTTGAGGAGCTGGTGAAAGAATTCAGGGGCGAAGGAGCGAGGGAGCAGAGGCAGCGAGCGGCTGCCGCTGGAGAAGGCGACAGCGGGCAAGTGGGCGAGGATGGAGATGGCTTTTCCCTGTGGCTGGATGTGCTGCGATTCTCCCCGGAAGAACTGAAGGTAAAAGTGCTTGGAAGAAAAGTGCTGGTGACCGGGAGCCGCGAGAAGAAGAGCGACGATGGCAGCGGCTCTTCCAGCTACAAATATGAAGAGTTGCGGAGGGAATTCCAGCTGCCGGACGGCGTCGATGCTCAAGCTGTGAACTGCTGCTTGTCCCAGGACGGTCGGTTACAGGTTCGAGCCCCCCGCCTGGCGCTGCCGGCTGTGGATGAGCGGCTCGTCCCCATCAACGTGGAATCTGGGGAAGCCACCGGTCCCGTCCCCAATCCCGGGGAAGAGGCAAAacaagaggagagaggagaggtcgGTGGGAACAAGGAAACGCACACGGACACTTAG
- the rab5c gene encoding ras-related protein Rab-5C codes for MAGRGRGGTARSNGPAAGNKICQFKLVLLGESAVGKSSLVLRFVKGQFHEYQESTIGAAFLTQTVCLDDTTVKFEIWDTAGQERYHSLAPMYYRGAQAAIVVYDITNTDTFARAKNWVKELQRQASPNIVIALAGNKADLANKRTVEFQEAQAYAEDNSLLFMETSAKTAMNVNEIFMAIAKKLPKNEPQNAGGTSGRTRGVDLQETSPQSRSQCCSN; via the exons ATGGCGGGTCGGGGTCGGGGTGGCACGGCTCGATCCAATGGACCAGCTGCTGGAAACAAAATCTGTCAGTTTAAATTGGTTCTCCTGGGTGAATCAGCAGTGGGTAAATCCAGCCTTGTTTTGCGCTTTGTGAAAGGACAGTTTCATGAATACCAAGAAAGCACAATTGGAG CTGCCTTTCTAACACAGACTGTCTGTTTGGATGACACAACTGTTAAATTTGAGATCTGGGACACTGCTGGGCAAGAAAGATATCACAGCTTGGCACCAATGTATTACAGGGGGGCACAAGCTGCCATTGTGGTGTATGATATAACCAACACA GACACATTTGCACGAGCTAAGAACTGGGTAAAGGAACTGCAGCGACAGGCCAGTCCAAATATAGTGATTGCATTAGCTGGGAACAAAGCTGACCTTGCAAATAAAAGAACCGTGGAATTTCAG GAAGCACAAGCATATGCAGAAGACAACAGCTTGCTGTTCATGGAGACATCAGCAAAGACGGCAATGAATGTGAATGAAATATTTATGGCCATAG CCAAAAAGCTGCCGAAAAATGAGCCTCAGAATGCAGGTGGAACTTCAGGCCGAACCAGGGGTGTGGACCTCCAGGAGACCAGTCCGCAGAGTCGAAGCCAGTGCTGCAGTAATTAA
- the LOC138747173 gene encoding heat shock protein beta-11-like — protein sequence MSHSCHSFLFKATLRFRCYFLLPRPEPSNVQQILEAPGSLPPGIYKVCVPRAAAAQPLRSARSQAAAFRAATGDAETMLSCRTWSPCRLCPQPVHTLWPVPLAAFEPLECTAWKRAEATRKVTGFVERIFEELVKEFRGEGAREQRQRAAAAGEGDSGQVGEDGDGFSLWLDVLRFSPEELKVKVLGRKVLVTGSREKKSDDGSGSSSYKYEELRREFQLPDGVDAQAVNCCLSQDGRLQVRAPRLALPAVDERLVPINVESGEATGPVPNPGEEAKQEERGEVGGNKETHTDT from the coding sequence ATGAGTCATTCATGTCACTCATTCTTATTTAAAGCAACGCTGAGATTCCGCTGTTATTTTCTGCTCCCGCGTCCGGAGCCCAGCAATGTTCAGCAGATTCTGGAAGCGCCTGGGTCTCTGCCCCCCGGGATATATAAGGTGTGCGTCCCGCGGGCTGCGGCAGCTCAGCCACTGAGATCTGCCCGTTCACAAGCAGCCGCTTTCAGAGCAGCGACAGGAGACGCGGAGACGATGCTGAGCTGCCGGACCTGGTCCCCTTGCCGTCTGTGCCCGCAGCCTGTGCACACCCTGTGGCCCGTTCCACTCGCCGCCTTTGAGCCGCTCGAATGCACCGCGTGGAAACGGGCGGAGGCCACGAGAAAAGTCACGGGCTTCGTGGAGCGAATTTTTGAGGAGCTGGTGAAAGAATTCAGGGGCGAAGGAGCGAGGGAGCAGAGGCAGCGAGCGGCTGCCGCTGGAGAAGGCGACAGCGGGCAAGTGGGCGAGGATGGAGATGGCTTTTCCCTGTGGCTGGATGTGCTGCGATTCTCCCCGGAAGAACTGAAGGTAAAAGTGCTTGGAAGAAAAGTGCTGGTGACCGGGAGCCGCGAGAAGAAGAGCGACGATGGCAGCGGCTCTTCCAGCTACAAATATGAAGAGTTGCGGAGGGAATTCCAGCTGCCGGACGGCGTCGATGCTCAAGCTGTGAACTGCTGCTTGTCCCAGGACGGTCGGTTACAGGTTCGAGCCCCCCGCCTGGCGCTGCCGGCTGTGGATGAGCGGCTCGTCCCCATCAACGTGGAATCTGGGGAAGCCACCGGTCCCGTCCCCAATCCCGGGGAAGAGGCAAAacaagaggagagaggagaggtcgGTGGGAACAAGGAAACGCACACGGACACTTAG